The following is a genomic window from Verrucosispora sp. WMMD573.
CGATCTGATCCCGATGCCCGCGCAACTTCGGATCCGGCACCGGCACCGCCGACAGCAGCGCCTGCGTGTACGGGTGGGTCGGGTTGTCGTAGATCTCGTCCTCGGTGCCGATCTCGATGATCTTGCCGAGGTACATGACCGCGACCCGGTCGGCGATGTGCCGGACCACAGACAGGTCGTGGGCGATGAAGATGTACGACAGCCCGAGTTCCTTCTGGAGCTTCTCCAGCAGGTTGATCACCTGGGCCTGGATGGAGACGTCCAGCGCGGAGACCGGCTCGTCGCACAGGATGATCTCCGGGTTGAGCGCCAGCGCCCGGGCGATGCCGATGCGCTGCCGCTGACCGCCGGAGAACTGGTGCGGGTACCGGGTGATGTGGTCCGGGTTGAGACCGACCAGATCGAGCAGCTCCTGCACCCTGGCCCGCCGCTTGGCCTTCGGCAGCACGTCCGGGTGCACCTCGAAGGGCTCGCCGATGATGTCGCCGACGGTCATCCGCGGGTTGAGCGAGGTGTACGGGTCCTGCATCACCAGCTGGATGTTGCGCCGGCCCCGACGTCGCTCCTCGGCGCCGACATTGGACATGTTCTTGCCCTGCACGAACAGGTCGCCGGAGGTCGGCGTCTCCAGCCCGACCAGCAGCCGGGCCAACGTCGACTTGCCGCAGCCGGACTCGCCCACGATGCCCAGCGTCTCGCCGCGCCGCAGTTGCAGGTTGACCCCGTCGACCGCCTGCACCGCCCCGTACTGCTTCTTGAAGACGATGCCCCGGGTCAGCGGGAAGTGCTTGACCAGGTCGCGGGTTTCCAGTACCACGTCACTCATCGCCCTTGACCTCCTTCCAGAAGTGGCAGGCGGCCGTCCGGCTCGGCGACACCTGGTACAGCGGTGGCGCCGGGTCCTTCCGGCAGACCTCCTGCGCGTACCCGCACCGGGGGTTGAAGGCGCAGCCCGGCGGGATGTTGGTCAGCATCGGCGGCAGGCCCTTGATGGCACTGAGCTCGTGACCCTTGAGGTCCAGACGCGGGATCGACTCCAGCAGACCCTTTGTGTACGGGTGGGCGGGGCTGGCGTAGATGTCGTTCACGCCGGCTTCCTCGATGACCCGGCCGGCGTACATCACCGAGATCCGGTCCGCCACGTCGGCCACCACCCCCATGTCGTGGGTGATCAGCACGAGGCCCATGTTCCGTTCCCGCTGCAACTCGGCGAGCAGCGCCATGATCTGCGCCTGCACGGTCACGTCCAGCGCGGTGGTCGGCTCGTCGGCGATCAGCACCTCGGGGTCGAGCGCCAGCGCCATGGCGATCATGACGCGCTGCCGCATACCACCCGAGAACTGGTGCGGGTAGTCGTTCACCCGCTGCTTCGCCGCCGGGATCTTCACCAGGTCCAGCAGCTCGACGGCACGGGCCTTGGCGTCCTGCCGGGACATGCCCCGATGCTTGCGGAACAGCTCGGCCAGTTGGAAACCGACGGTGAAGACCGGGTTCAACGCGGAGAGCGCGTCCTGGAAGATCATCGCGATCCGGTTGGCACGCACCTTGCGGCGCTCCGACTCCGGCAGCTTGAGCAGGTCGACTCCCCGGTAGAGGATCTCACCGCCGGTGATGAAGCCGGGTGGGGTGTCCAGGATGCCCATGATCGCCTGAGCGGTCACGCTCTTGCCGCAGCCGGACTCGCCGAGGATCGCCCGGGTCTCGCCGGCCCGCAGGTCGAAGCTCACGCCGTTCACGGCGCGCGCGATGCCGTTGCGGGTACGGAACTCCACGTGCAGGTCCTTGACCTGCAGCGGCAGCGCGTCCGGGTCGACACCCGCCAGCGCCTCCATCTTGACGTTCACATCAGTGCTCATGCCGGCACTCCGCTTCGCTCCGTGCCCTCATGAGGCACCGTCGCCCTGTGCTGATGATTCGCTCGCAGAAGCTCGCTCATGCCGGCACTCCGCTTCGCTCCGTGCCCTCATGAGGCACCGTCGCCCTGTGCTGATGATTCGCTCGCTGAGACTCGCTCATCGGACTCACCGGAACTTCGGGTCGAGGGCGTCACGCAGCGCGTCACCCATGAGGATGAAGGACAGCACCGTGCCGACCAGCAGACCACAGGGGAACAGCAGCAGCCACGGGTCGTCCAGGAAGTAGACCTGGTGAGTGCTGATCATGATGCCCCAGGACTGCGCTGGCTGCTGGAGCCCCACACCGAGGAAGGTCAGCGTGGCCTCGGCGGCGACGAACGAGCCCAGCACGATGGTGGCGTACACCAGCATCGGGGCGATCGCGTTCGGCAGGATGTGCCGGAACATCAACCGGGAGTTGCGGGCGCCGACCGCCTTCGCGGCGTGCACGTAGTCCAGGTCCTTCGACGAGATGACGCTGCCCCGGATGATCCGGGCGATGGTCGGCCAGGCCAGCAGGAACAGCACCGCGGTGATGGTCCAGATGTTCTGCCGCTTGATCACGGTGAGGAACACGATCGCGCCGAGCAGGAAGGGCAGCGAGAAGAAGATGTCCATCACCCGGGAGATGACCGCGTCGACCCAGCCGCCGTAGTAGCCGGCGAGCAGGCCGAGCACGCCACCGAAGAGCACGATGCCGCTGGTCGCCATCACCGCGATCACCATGGACGGGCGGGCGCCGTAGATCGCGTGCGAGTAGTAGTCGCAGCCCAGCACGTCAAAGCCGAAAGGGTGTTCCCAGCTCGGCGAGACCCGGGACCTGTCGGTGCTGCACGCCCGCGGGTCCTGGCTGGTCCAGAGCTTCGGGAACAGCGCCATCGAGCCGACCGCGAGAACGTAGACGAAGGCGATCACGAAGACCGGGTCGCGCAGCAGCTGCCGCCGGGCGTCCGCCCACAGGCTCGCGTTGCGCTCCTTGCCGCCCGGCGCATCGGGCGTAGGGCCGTCACCGGCCACCGGCGCACCGCCGACGGCGGAGCCCGCGCTCGTCAGGTCACTCATGTCCACACCTCGTTTCGCTGCACCCGGCCATCAGGAACGGTCGGAAGACCTACGTCCGCCACCGTGATTCGGTCACTCATAGCGAATCCTCGGGTCGAGCACGGCATAGAGCAGGTCGACCAGCAGGTTGGCCAGCAGGACGACCAGCACCAGCATGGTCACCACCCCGACCACCACCGAGGACTCACCGGTGCGCGCCGACATCGTCACCAGCCGGCCGATGCCCGGCACGTTGAAGATGGTCTCGGTGACGACCGCGCCGGCCATCGCGGCGCCGATGTCGACGCCGAGGAAGGTGATCACGGGGATCAGCGAGTTGCGGAGCGTGTGCACGCCGATGACGCGCTTGTTGGTCAGCCCCTTGGCCTTGGCGGTACGGACGTAGTCAGCACGGATGTTCTCCATGATGCTGGTCCGGGTGAGCCGGGCGGTGGTAGCAAGCGAGACCGCGCCGAGCACCATGCCGGGAATGATCAGGCTTGCGAACGGATAGTCGGGCTTGAAGCCGGGGCTGAACATGCCGGACGAGATCACGTCCGGGATCCAGTCCTGGCCCCGCAGCACGTTGCCGAACTTGACCCCGACGAACTCCCGGACCACCAGGCCCAGCACGAAGATCGGCACCGAGATGACAAAGACCGTGCTGATCTTCACCAGGTAGTCGGTGAAGCTGCCGCCGCGCAGACCGGCCAGCACACCCGCCGCGATGCCGACGACCGCCTCGAACACGATCGCGATGACCAGCAGCTTGAGGGTGAACGGAATGGCATCGGCGACCAGGTCGGTGACCTCCCGCTGGCGCAGGTTGATGCCGAAGTCGAAGTGAAAGAAGATGTTCTGCAGGCGGTCCAGGAAGAGCCCGAAACAGGGATTGCCCCGCTGGTCCAGGCAGGGGTCACCGTAGCCGAGCCGCTCGGTGATCGCCTGAAGCAGCGCGGGCGGCGGCGTCCGGTCCCCGAACAGCGCCCGGACCGGGTTCCCGCTGAACTGGATCGCCAGCGAGGTCATGTAGTGCAGTAGGAACATGGTGCCCAGCACGGTGGGGATGAACTGGAGCAACCGTCGAATGACGTAGCGCCCCATGACGGGGTCTCCTCTCGGCGCTGACGTGGCGGCAACGATCACCCTGGTGGGGTCACCGTTGC
Proteins encoded in this region:
- a CDS encoding dipeptide ABC transporter ATP-binding protein, translating into MSDVVLETRDLVKHFPLTRGIVFKKQYGAVQAVDGVNLQLRRGETLGIVGESGCGKSTLARLLVGLETPTSGDLFVQGKNMSNVGAEERRRGRRNIQLVMQDPYTSLNPRMTVGDIIGEPFEVHPDVLPKAKRRARVQELLDLVGLNPDHITRYPHQFSGGQRQRIGIARALALNPEIILCDEPVSALDVSIQAQVINLLEKLQKELGLSYIFIAHDLSVVRHIADRVAVMYLGKIIEIGTEDEIYDNPTHPYTQALLSAVPVPDPKLRGHRDQIVLTGDVPSPANPPSGCRFRTRCWKAQDICAEQAPLLEVRDSSGHPSACHFAEVRDVVHASE
- a CDS encoding ABC transporter ATP-binding protein, with translation MSTDVNVKMEALAGVDPDALPLQVKDLHVEFRTRNGIARAVNGVSFDLRAGETRAILGESGCGKSVTAQAIMGILDTPPGFITGGEILYRGVDLLKLPESERRKVRANRIAMIFQDALSALNPVFTVGFQLAELFRKHRGMSRQDAKARAVELLDLVKIPAAKQRVNDYPHQFSGGMRQRVMIAMALALDPEVLIADEPTTALDVTVQAQIMALLAELQRERNMGLVLITHDMGVVADVADRISVMYAGRVIEEAGVNDIYASPAHPYTKGLLESIPRLDLKGHELSAIKGLPPMLTNIPPGCAFNPRCGYAQEVCRKDPAPPLYQVSPSRTAACHFWKEVKGDE
- a CDS encoding ABC transporter permease gives rise to the protein MSDLTSAGSAVGGAPVAGDGPTPDAPGGKERNASLWADARRQLLRDPVFVIAFVYVLAVGSMALFPKLWTSQDPRACSTDRSRVSPSWEHPFGFDVLGCDYYSHAIYGARPSMVIAVMATSGIVLFGGVLGLLAGYYGGWVDAVISRVMDIFFSLPFLLGAIVFLTVIKRQNIWTITAVLFLLAWPTIARIIRGSVISSKDLDYVHAAKAVGARNSRLMFRHILPNAIAPMLVYATIVLGSFVAAEATLTFLGVGLQQPAQSWGIMISTHQVYFLDDPWLLLFPCGLLVGTVLSFILMGDALRDALDPKFR
- a CDS encoding ABC transporter permease; translated protein: MGRYVIRRLLQFIPTVLGTMFLLHYMTSLAIQFSGNPVRALFGDRTPPPALLQAITERLGYGDPCLDQRGNPCFGLFLDRLQNIFFHFDFGINLRQREVTDLVADAIPFTLKLLVIAIVFEAVVGIAAGVLAGLRGGSFTDYLVKISTVFVISVPIFVLGLVVREFVGVKFGNVLRGQDWIPDVISSGMFSPGFKPDYPFASLIIPGMVLGAVSLATTARLTRTSIMENIRADYVRTAKAKGLTNKRVIGVHTLRNSLIPVITFLGVDIGAAMAGAVVTETIFNVPGIGRLVTMSARTGESSVVVGVVTMLVLVVLLANLLVDLLYAVLDPRIRYE